One genomic window of Cannabis sativa cultivar Pink pepper isolate KNU-18-1 chromosome 2, ASM2916894v1, whole genome shotgun sequence includes the following:
- the LOC133034468 gene encoding uncharacterized mitochondrial protein AtMg00810-like, with protein sequence MGVDSQIINELDDMFFSIVEFPIVLSKYGTHITSWVNRFCQQMLLGVPVAEVSSTVASYHCLVFKPADTLTLEAYSDADWACNLDDRKSTIGFCVMLRGNLVTRASRKQTAVACSSTESEYRSLSTTATKVV encoded by the exons ATGGGCGTAGACTCTCAAATCATCAATGAATTAGATGATATGTTCTTTAGCATTGTTGAATTTCCCATTGTACTTTCAAAATATGGGACTCATATAACCTCGTGG GTAAACCGCTTCTGTCAACAGATGCTTCTTGGTGTGCCTGTGGCAGAAGTGAGCTCTACAGTTGCATCATACC ATTGCTTAGTCTTCAAACCAGCAGATACACTCACACTTGAAGCCTATTCTGATGCGGATTGGGCATGCAATCTTGATGATAGAAAATCAACCATAGGCTTTTGTGTCATGCTTAGAGGAAATTTGGTCACTCGGGCATCGAGGAAACAAACTGCTGTAGCTTGTTCCAGTACTGAATCCGAGTATAGGTCTCTTTCAACAACTGCCACAAAAGTTGTCTGA
- the LOC115719081 gene encoding REF/SRPP-like protein At3g05500: MAQQDSGLQQQLLEKDEENRLKYLEFVQIATIHAVVCFSNLYGYAKDKSGPLKPGVETVEGTVKNVVAPVYNKFHDVPIGLLKFVDRKVDESVTELDRRVPPTIKQVSSQAVSAAQKAPVMARAVATEVQRAGVVDTASGVAKSVYAKCEPRAKEFYAKYEPKAEQCAVSAWRKLNQLPLFPKMAHVMVPTAAYCSEKYNQTVLSTADKGYKVSSYLPLVPVERIAKVFGEQGSESLFSSHGEIDVAN, encoded by the exons ATGGCTCAACAAGACTCCGGTTTGCAACAACAGTTGTtg GAGAAGGATGAGGAAAATAGGCTCAAGTACCTTGAGTTTGTCCAAATAGCGACCATTCACGCAGTGGTTTGCTTCTCAAACCTTTACGGCTATGCTAAGGACAAGTCTGGCCCTTTGAAGCCTGGGGTTGAGACCGTCGAGGGAACTGTCAAGAACGTTGTTGCTCCTGTTTATAATAAATTCCATGACGTCCCTATTGGCCTGCTCAAATTCGTTGATCGCAAG GTTGATGAATCTGTGACTGAACTGGATCGCCGTGTACCACCAACAATCAAGCAAGTCTCTTCCCAAGCCGTGTCTGCGGCTCAGAAGGCCCCAGTGATGGCCAGAGCCGTTGCCACTGAGGTTCAACGGGCTGGAGTTGTGGACACTGCGTCAGGAGTTGCTAAATCAGTGTATGCTAAGTGTGAACCAAGGGCTAAGGAGTTCTACGCCAAATACGAGCCCAAGGCTGAGCAGTGTGCCGTCTCTGCTTGGCGCAAGCTCAACCAACTTCCTCTGTTCCCTAAAATGGCTCATGTTATGGTCCCCACTGCAGCTTACTGCTCTGAGAAGTACAACCAAACCGTGCTTTCCACTGCAGATAAAGGGTACAAGGTTTCCTCCTACTTGCCTTTGGTACCAGTTGAGAGGATTGCTAAGGTTTTTGGGGAGCAGGGTTCTGAATCATTGTTTTCCAGCCATGGTGAAATTGACGTTGCTAACTGA